From the genome of Virgibacillus proomii, one region includes:
- a CDS encoding alpha amylase N-terminal ig-like domain-containing protein, translating to MIKEAIYHRPKNNFAYAYDENTLHIMLQTKKEDMETVELIFGDPYDWKNDEWQTTTKPMVKTGSTQFHDYWFIVIKPLHKRLRYAFICTDGSESCIYCEGGIFDKLPKEIANYFCFPFLNKIDVFYAPKWVKDTIWYQIFPERFANGDKSLNPKGTLAWGSANPTPTNFFGGDFQGVIDHLNYLEKLGITGIYFTPIFKAYSNHKYDTIDYMEIDPQFGDKQTFKKLVEACHERGIKVMLDAVFNHSGYYFPPFQDVLKNQENSKYKNWFHIREFPVLTDPAPNYDTFGFVSSMPKLNTENQEVKDYLLKVARYWIEEFDIDGWRLDVANEVDHTFWRDFRRTVKEVKPDAYILGEIWHDSMPWLQGDQFDAVMNYPFTNSVIDFIAKNTMKATAFINSITKVSHMYPKNVNEVAFNLLDSHDTPRILTLANGNIERVKLLYLFQFSFSGTPCIYYGDEIGMRGGHDPDCRACMEWDEEKQNRGLLHYVQTLIKLRNTVPLFGNNGTFHFLYADDENNVISYEKTDGKKRMVFILNAGEKEASVPSSALFEETSAVTEWEIDLKEAPAKSMQALSGEITIQPLSYRIFESNF from the coding sequence ATGATAAAAGAAGCGATTTATCACCGACCAAAAAATAATTTTGCCTATGCATATGATGAAAATACATTACACATTATGTTGCAAACAAAAAAAGAAGATATGGAAACTGTTGAATTAATATTTGGAGATCCTTATGACTGGAAAAATGATGAGTGGCAAACAACAACAAAGCCTATGGTCAAAACTGGTTCTACCCAATTCCATGATTACTGGTTTATTGTCATTAAGCCACTACACAAGCGATTGCGTTATGCTTTTATATGTACGGACGGATCAGAATCCTGTATTTATTGTGAAGGCGGAATTTTTGACAAATTACCAAAGGAAATCGCGAACTATTTTTGTTTTCCATTTTTAAATAAAATTGATGTATTTTACGCACCTAAATGGGTCAAAGATACAATCTGGTATCAAATTTTCCCTGAACGGTTCGCTAATGGGGATAAATCATTGAATCCAAAAGGAACGTTAGCATGGGGATCTGCAAACCCTACACCAACCAATTTTTTTGGTGGCGATTTTCAAGGAGTTATTGATCACTTAAATTATTTAGAGAAATTAGGAATAACAGGCATTTACTTCACACCAATATTTAAAGCGTATTCCAACCATAAATACGACACAATTGATTATATGGAGATTGATCCGCAGTTTGGAGACAAGCAAACGTTTAAAAAGCTAGTTGAAGCTTGTCATGAGCGAGGAATTAAAGTAATGCTTGATGCGGTCTTTAATCATAGCGGCTATTATTTTCCACCATTTCAGGATGTATTGAAAAACCAAGAAAACTCGAAGTACAAAAACTGGTTTCATATTCGGGAATTTCCTGTCTTAACAGATCCGGCACCTAACTATGATACATTTGGTTTTGTATCTTCCATGCCAAAGTTAAACACAGAAAATCAAGAAGTAAAAGACTATCTATTAAAAGTTGCTCGTTACTGGATAGAAGAATTTGACATTGACGGCTGGCGTTTAGATGTAGCCAATGAAGTTGACCACACTTTCTGGCGTGATTTCCGTCGTACTGTAAAAGAAGTAAAGCCAGATGCTTATATATTGGGTGAGATTTGGCATGATTCCATGCCATGGTTACAAGGCGACCAGTTTGATGCAGTCATGAATTATCCATTCACTAATAGCGTAATTGATTTTATTGCCAAAAACACCATGAAGGCAACAGCCTTTATCAATTCTATTACTAAAGTGTCACATATGTATCCAAAAAACGTCAATGAAGTTGCGTTTAATTTATTAGATAGTCATGATACACCGAGAATTTTAACATTAGCAAATGGAAATATCGAACGGGTTAAATTACTTTATCTTTTTCAATTTTCCTTCTCTGGAACTCCTTGTATTTATTACGGAGATGAAATTGGCATGCGCGGAGGACATGACCCAGATTGTCGCGCTTGTATGGAATGGGACGAAGAAAAACAGAACCGGGGCCTTTTACACTACGTACAAACACTTATTAAGCTGCGAAATACCGTACCGCTTTTTGGCAACAATGGGACATTTCACTTTTTATACGCGGACGATGAAAACAATGTGATTAGTTACGAAAAGACCGATGGTAAAAAGCGAATGGTATTTATACTAAATGCGGGAGAAAAGGAAGCTTCTGTACCAAGTAGTGCTTTATTTGAGGAAACGTCTGCTGTGACAGAATGGGAGATTGATCTTAAAGAGGCTCCAGCCAAATCTATGCAGGCACTTTCCGGGGAAATAACTATTCAACCACTTAGTTATCGAATTTTCGAATCCAATTTTTAA